From a single Paramormyrops kingsleyae isolate MSU_618 chromosome 14, PKINGS_0.4, whole genome shotgun sequence genomic region:
- the LOC111834283 gene encoding uncharacterized protein — protein MLKTLTKKLRRQSLNEMHPFQLKISYHGSEEGWESEDSEGENQELAQIDRERRRNCGLTPLATSQQHNQGALSPAQLRRLRLLLDPTLDRHSSEEELERISRDFLQGGAGEGVRWALHPCHADLSSNSSDEEVKDLCGPMEPSSCVAASPSPVLFSASPPRNLRPLSRGQARPIILTHFEQPAAPYRRHRPGYGGESGRPSLDLEKMQQKMLLKKNCGGKARTIKIRNLTGSRPPPRFAYDPSVFAFRSLSTIPPRSPLTPPEEPPCT, from the exons ATCTCCTACCACGGCAGCGAAGAGGGCTGGGAGAGCGAGGACTCGGAGGGGGAGAACCAGGAGCTGGCCCAGATCGACAGGG AGCGACGGCGAAACTGCGGACTGACCCCGCTGGCCACCAGCCAGCAGCACAATCAGGGGGCGCTCTCCCCTGCCCAGCTACGCAGGCTCCGGTTGCTATTGGACCCCACACTGGACCGGCACAGCTccgaggaggagctggagcgcATTAGCAGAGACTTCCTGCAAGGTGGTGCCGGCGAGGGTGTGAGATGGGCCCTGCACCCTTGCCACGCCGACCTCAGCAGCAACTCCAGCGACGAGGAGGTGAAGGACCTGTGTGGGCCCATGGAGCCCAGCTCCTGCGTGGCCGcctcccccagccccgtgcTCTTCAGCGCCTCCCCGCCACGCAACCTTCGGCCCCTCAGCCGGGGCCAGGCCCGGCCCATCATCTTGACTCACTTCGAGCAGCCGGCAGCGCCATACCGGCGCCACAGACCAGGCTATGGCGGGGAATCGGGGAGACCAAGCCTGGATCTAGAGAAGATGCAACAG aaaatgctCCTAAAGAAGAACTGCGGAGGGAAAGCAAGGACTATAAAGATCCGG AATCTGACTGGCAGCCGGCCACCCCCACGCTTCGCCTATGACCCGTCGGTCTTCGCCTTCCGGTCCCTGAGCACAATCCCGCCCAGGAGCCCCCTAACTCCACCCGAGGAACCGCCCTGTACCTGA